From the genome of Lotus japonicus ecotype B-129 chromosome 6, LjGifu_v1.2, one region includes:
- the LOC130723982 gene encoding FIP1[V]-like protein codes for MEEEEAPFHGGDDDDFGQLYLEEPLPQQQQREAEEEEADANSNHANENVAIESSDDDDDDDLNIVLNDDGFDIDDRDASTFVHNPPHLRTQGQGGSLFANNQMKKSNPSSMAMPSSFNNMTSSHLYAAAPNPMVSHQGGYSWFLPSYWSAFNVNVDALKEKPWVFSGVHKTDYFNYGFDETTWKLYCTSLEQHWRTSTQQEQHWRASTQQEQHWRASTQTGISVDGSAKLNKPKGKAIRVEESMGERQPSIHLRRPVSRDSDVVIEIKVLESSDDHSGSGNSTVVDASLEVESIVGKNKNILNYFTECDDVLSEDQLEDVKKSDEISLQQERTSLIPGVNEDGHQDQADHLAEDTAEVSGKEIKAEENGGMDACSPYSCWNEPELSLGDHEHSLTSYTDSDSEGTQNSVHVDDEKSLVPERRQSINSITDLKGKSLPLYCENSKNNSFSRKAVNVAYNSRTRVPHRKEWRHRSGRHEGGLNLNKHNENDNHVSSILMSGARDLSQLGSQFVDYGSRHREQLQGFGSHKRRDVSYTRETKQTCYYGGEKAVDDLVQRDHSKYSYEEGRVRDKTNRYYRKNWGVRNYFSKPGSRMARYEDRERDHYHDGWGYAADDLNPDSCRESMLLLPKHSSFPHQERDTQRERINDKSYFRDRNYNDDFDECEIEFSNKSYRMSPYSAEIEMEYLNNKRDEQFLHTDRDWRGSVRRVKHRGEPPLVLDNLWSGKMDEKCQAYTHHQNSNFRYRRQSTHSVRNVCGARVKENFEYHTHAAEDEDFMLYPVEEYQCYRSSSKFQNCTEEELVFRHHETHATSLQDDMQIDDIKLRQHQLNMPRRNNNGFKSSKVICRSNLRQAALRCRKSVDLVNGEGKSQARSSGIFCSGRLQFVDEGIAKKPRASVGLAESRKKAITFETSKYESNLENKKCLQNLQDKGQKESLDIEEGQVVPEELFTVSSVSRKDVSEGAAKSQHENNSDQFIGGYDNQRILDSLAKMEKRGERFKQPITLKTEAEEEGLKLNNDSVDAGEAKQHRPARKRRWVGS; via the exons atggaagaagaagaagcaccaTTTCACGGTGGCGACGATGATGATTTCGGCCAACTCTACCTTGAAGAACCACTccctcaacaacaacaacgagaagcagaagaagaagaagccgaTGCTAACAGTAACCACGCCAATGAAAATGTTGCCATCGAAAGCAGCGACGACGACGACGATGATGATTTGAACATCGTCTTAAACGACGACGGATTCGACATTGACGACCGCGATGCTTCCACATTTGTTCATAATCCCCCG CATTTGAGGACTCAAGGTCAAGGAGGATCGTTGTTTGCGAATAATCAGATGAAGAAGTCGAATCCCTCCTCCATGGCAATGCCTTCCTCCTTCAATAACATGACATCAAGTCATTTGTATGCTGCTGCACCCAATCCAATGGTGTCGCATCAGGGTGGATACTCATGGTTTCTTCCTTCGTACTG GAGTGCATTTAATGTAAATGTTGATGCTTTAAAGGAGAAGCCATGGGTGTTTTCTGGAGTTCACAAAACTGATTACTTCAATTATGGTTTTGATGAGACCACTTGGAAGCTATACTGTACTTCATTG GAGCAACATTGGCGAACATCCACACAACAGGAGCAACATTGGCGAGCATCCACGCAACAGGAGCAACATTGGCGAGCATCCACACAAACTGGTATTTCTGTTGACGGGTCTGCGAAATTGAATAAG CCAAAAGGAAAAGCAATACGAGTTGAGGAAAGCATGGGTGAACGCCAACCATCCATACACCTAAGGCGTCCAGTCAGCAGGGATTCTGATGTTGTTATAGAG ATCAAGGTGCTTGAGTCCTCTGATGATCATTCTGGTTCTGGCAACAGCACCGTAGTGGATGCATCATTAGAAGTGGAATCTATTGTAGGCAAGAACAAGAATATTCTCAATTATTTCACTGAATGTGATGATGTGCTGTCTGAAGATCAGTTGGAAGACGTTAAAAAATCAGATGAAATTTCTCTTCAGCAGGAAAG AACTAGCCTGATTCCTGGTGTAAATGAAGATGGGCATCAGGATCAAGCTGACCATCTTGCCGAAGATACTGCAGAAGTTTCAGGGAAAGAAATAAAAGCAGAGGAGAATGGTGGCATGGACGCATGCAGTCCTTATTCATGCTGGAATGAACCAGAGTTGTCACTTGGTGATCATGAGCATAGCCTGACTTCCTATACTGATAGTGATTCCGAGGGAACACAAAACAGTGTACATGTTGATGATGAGAAAAGTCTTGTCCCTGAAAGAAGGCAATCAATCAATTCCATCACTGATTTGAAGGGCAAGTCTTTGCCACTTTATTGTGAGAACTCCAAGAATAACAGTTTCAGCAGAAAAGCAGTAAATGTAGCTTACAATTCAAGAACTAGAGTTCCACATAGAAAGGAATGGAGGCATCGAAGTGGTAGGCATGAGGGTGGTTTGAATCTGAATAAGCACAatgaaaatgataatcatgTTTCCTCTATCCTCATGTCTGGTGCAAGGGATCTGTCTCAGTTGGGTAGTCAATTTGTTGATTATGGTAGTAGACATAGAGAGCAACTACAAGGTTTTGGCAGTCATAAAAGAAGAGATGTTTCATATACTAGGGAAACTAAACAAACCTGCTATTATGGGGGTGAAAAGGCTGTTGATGACCTGGTTCAAAGAGACCACTCTAAATATTCATATGAAGAAGGTCGAGTCCGGGATAAAACAAACCGATATTACAGAAAAAATTGGGGTGTCAGGAATTATTTTTCTAAACCAGGTTCTCGGATGGCACGTTACGAGGACAGGGAGAGAGATCATTATCATGATGGTTGGGGGTATGCTGCTGATGACCTGAACCCTGACTCTTGTAGGGAGTCAATGCTGCTTCTTCCAAAACATTCATCCTTTCCTCACCAGGAGAGGGACACTCAAAGGGAAAGAATAAATGACAAGTCCTACTTTAGAGACAGAAACTACAATGACGATTTTGATGAATGTGAGATTGAATTTTCAAACAAAAGCTATAGAATGTCTCCTTATTCTGCTGAGATAGAAATggaatatttaaataataaacgCGATGAGCAGTTTCTACATACTGATAGAGATTGGAGAGGATCTGTCCGAAGGGTAAAACATCGTGGCGAGCCTCCTCTTGTTTTGGATAACCTGTGGTCTGGGAAAATGGATGAAAAATGTCAGGCATATACACATCATCAGAACTCAAATTTTAGGTATCGTAGACAATCTACACACTCAGTGAGAAATGTTTGTGGAGCAAGAGTGAAAGAAAATTTTGAGTATCATACCCATGCtgctgaagatgaagatttcATGCTTTATCCTGTAGAAGAGTATCAGTGTTATAGGTCCTCATCTAAGTTCCAGAACTGCACTGAGGAGGAACTTGTTTTTAGGCATCATGAAACTCATGCAACATCTCTGCAAGATGACATGCAAATTGATGATATAAAATTGCGGCAGCATCAGCTAAATATGCCAAGGAGAAATAACAATGGTTTTAAAAGCTCTAAGGTCATATGCAGAAGTAATCTTAGGCAAGCAGCGCTGAGATGCAGGAAATCAGTTGATTTGGTTAACGGGGAAGGAAAG TCTCAGGCAAGAAGTTCCGGAATCTTTTGCAGTGGTAGGCTTCAATTTGTCGATGAAGGGATTGCTAAGAAGCCAAGAGCTTCAGTGGGTCTTGCTGAATCTCGTAAAAAGGCCATTACATTCGAAACCTCAAAGTACGAGAGCAAccttgaaaataagaaatgtctTCAAAACCTTCAAGATAAAGGGCAGAAAGAAAGCTTGGATATTGAGGAAGGTCAGGTTGTACCAGAAGAACTATTCACAGTGTCTTCTGTATCCAGAAAAGATGTTTCTGAAGGTGCAGCAAAGTCACAGCATGAGAATAATTCTGACCAGTTTATAGGTGGTTATGACAATCAAAGGATTCTTGATTCATTAGCTAAGATGGAGAAACGTGGGGAGCGCTTCAAGCAGCCCATTACACTGAaaacagaagcagaagaagaggGTTTGAAGCTCAACAATGACTCAGTAGATGCCGGTGAAGCGAAGCAACATAGACCAGCTCGAAAGAGGCGCTGGGTTGGTAgctag
- the LOC130726499 gene encoding TPD1 protein homolog 1-like, whose product MKMTFTKSCHLFFLCFIVPLLVFSDVELPQGPKTHILHAFHEGRNGSITVSVKAEEHAHSTSSKIWLHGSCTKRDISISQSRGSTSGIPQYIVQIVNTCVSGCAPHDIHLHCGWFASARIINPRVFKRLSYDDCLVNGGNPLESSQIIRFTYSNSFMYPLAFKSAQFC is encoded by the exons ATGAAGATGACCTTCACAAAGTCTTGTCACTTATTCTTCCTGTGCTTCATAGTGCCCCTTCTTGTATTCAGTGATGTGGAACTGCCTCAAG GTCCTAAAACTCACATTCTGCATGCTTTCCATGAAGGCAGAAACGGGTCCATAACAGTGTCAGTAAAAGCAGAAGAACATGCACACTCCACCTCCAGCAAAATTTGGTTGCATG GTTCTTGCACAAAAAGAGACATAAGTATATCACAAAGCAGAGGTTCTACATCTGGAATTCCTCAGTACATTGTGCAGATTGTCAACACATGTGTTTCTGGATGTGCTCCTCATGACATTCACCTCCATTGTGGCTGGTTTGCTTCAGCAAGAATCATCAACCCCAGAGTGTTCAAGAGACTATCCTATGATGATTGCTTGGTCAATGGAGGGAACCCTTTAGAATCAAGTCAGATCATCAGATTCACTTATTCCAATTCCTTCATGTATCCACTTGCATTCAAGTCTGCTCAATTTTGCTGA